In Puniceicoccaceae bacterium, one DNA window encodes the following:
- a CDS encoding NAD-binding protein encodes MKTLVSGVAAYMGNRSHRRNTRLLYSFLLVLFALVTVYSLAFHWLMELEGRQYTWITGFYWTLTVMSTLGFGDITFESDIGRLFSVVVLLSGVIFLLILMPFTLIEFFYAPWMEKQSKGRIPRSVSDDLSDHVILTSYDAIAQALIEKLDRFSRPYVVICPNDEQVLRLMDQNVRVMQGDLSDASTFERARVQHAALVTVTGDDISNANTAFSVRSRCKDVPVASLASTKSAADVIRLAGGSVVFQLGEMMGDALARRVIGGGAASHVIGQFDKLLIAETAARGTELVDRTVMELQLPQSVGVNVVGVWDRTGFNIAKPDTRIDFNSVLMLSGTAEQLAAFDEKYTHPIAEGARVIVVGAGRVGLAVAQSLSQRDVDFRIIEMDAKALAPMGEKGIVGDAADFDILQQAGIIDAESLVITSRNDEMDIYLTIFCRKLRPDLQIISRATSPGGIDRLLRAGADIVMSYASMGSNQIFNYLQQSDTLMVAEGISAFRAKLPESELGKNLIELELRAKTGCNVIALTRAGEMQTEIDPRAPIDADTELLLIGDRESEERFYERFPVAAGAKSSRLKLS; translated from the coding sequence ATGAAAACACTCGTCTCCGGAGTCGCCGCTTACATGGGAAATCGCTCCCATCGGCGCAATACCCGCCTCTTGTATTCCTTCCTGCTCGTCCTGTTTGCCCTGGTGACCGTGTATTCGCTGGCATTTCACTGGTTGATGGAACTCGAAGGGCGGCAGTACACTTGGATCACCGGATTTTATTGGACCCTGACAGTCATGTCGACGCTTGGGTTTGGAGACATCACATTCGAAAGTGATATCGGGAGACTGTTTTCTGTGGTTGTGCTGCTATCGGGCGTGATTTTTCTGCTCATTCTGATGCCCTTTACCCTGATCGAGTTTTTTTATGCTCCATGGATGGAAAAACAGTCAAAGGGACGCATTCCACGATCCGTTTCCGATGACCTGAGTGACCACGTCATCCTCACTTCCTACGACGCGATTGCGCAGGCACTGATCGAAAAACTCGACCGTTTTTCCCGCCCCTATGTCGTGATCTGCCCGAATGATGAGCAGGTACTTCGGCTGATGGATCAGAATGTTCGCGTGATGCAGGGCGATTTATCAGATGCTTCCACTTTCGAGCGCGCCCGGGTGCAGCATGCAGCGCTGGTCACGGTGACCGGAGACGACATCAGCAATGCAAATACGGCCTTTTCCGTACGCTCGCGCTGTAAGGACGTCCCTGTGGCCAGTCTCGCGAGCACCAAATCTGCTGCAGACGTGATTCGTCTGGCTGGCGGGTCCGTGGTTTTTCAGCTGGGAGAAATGATGGGGGATGCACTGGCCCGTCGGGTGATTGGTGGCGGCGCCGCATCGCATGTGATCGGTCAGTTTGACAAGCTGCTCATTGCTGAAACTGCGGCGCGCGGTACAGAGCTGGTTGATCGAACAGTGATGGAACTGCAGCTGCCGCAAAGCGTTGGCGTGAATGTAGTGGGTGTTTGGGATCGAACCGGATTCAACATCGCCAAACCCGATACGCGCATTGATTTCAATTCGGTTCTGATGCTTTCGGGAACGGCTGAGCAACTGGCGGCCTTTGATGAGAAATACACGCACCCCATCGCGGAGGGTGCCCGGGTCATCGTTGTCGGTGCGGGCAGAGTCGGACTTGCTGTGGCACAATCGCTGTCTCAACGTGACGTTGATTTCCGCATCATCGAAATGGATGCCAAGGCACTTGCTCCGATGGGGGAGAAGGGCATTGTCGGGGATGCTGCCGATTTTGACATCCTGCAGCAGGCGGGCATCATCGATGCAGAATCCCTGGTCATCACGTCACGCAATGACGAAATGGACATCTATCTCACGATCTTCTGTCGAAAACTCCGTCCGGATCTGCAAATCATCAGTCGTGCCACCTCGCCAGGAGGCATTGATCGACTGCTTCGGGCCGGTGCCGACATTGTGATGTCGTATGCTTCGATGGGTTCCAACCAGATTTTCAACTACCTGCAACAGAGTGATACCCTGATGGTAGCGGAGGGCATTTCAGCATTTCGCGCAAAATTGCCCGAAAGTGAGCTGGGGAAAAACCTGATCGAACTGGAGCTGCGTGCCAAAACCGGATGCAATGTGATCGCGCTCACACGGGCTGGTGAAATGCAGACCGAAATTGATCCGCGCGCACCGATTGATGCGGACACGGAACTGTTGCTCATCGGCGACCGTGAGTCGGAAGAACGCTTTTATGAGCGCTTTCCGGTTGCGGCTGGAGCGAAAAGTTCACGCCTCAAACTGAGTTGA
- a CDS encoding ThuA domain-containing protein, translating into MLLVLGMGLLAGCQQPDGERIRVLIVDGQNNHTVWPKSTMMMKQYLEESGRFEVDVLRTQFTWRGEKWLPQYALQDGVQRTEVAEPVADPSFEPDFSAYDVIISNFGWKAAHWPESTQQSFEQFVSQGGGFVSVHAANNSFPEWQAYNQMIGLGGWGGRDERHGPYVYYDDQGELIRDESPGRAGSHGPEHQFLIEIRQPDHPITRGMPQRWLHAQDECYDRLRGPAENMTVLATAYSSEEMNGSGRHEPMLMTVEYGEGRIFHTTLGHEDYSFEGVGFITTLLRGTEWAATGEVTLPIPADFPDETHARVRPFEWRR; encoded by the coding sequence ATGCTGCTTGTCCTTGGGATGGGCCTGCTCGCTGGCTGTCAACAACCTGATGGAGAGCGCATCCGGGTGTTGATCGTTGATGGGCAAAACAACCATACGGTCTGGCCCAAATCGACGATGATGATGAAGCAGTATCTCGAAGAGAGTGGGCGCTTTGAGGTAGATGTTCTGCGCACACAATTCACCTGGCGCGGTGAGAAATGGCTGCCGCAGTATGCACTTCAGGATGGGGTGCAGCGCACGGAGGTTGCCGAACCTGTGGCGGATCCGTCATTTGAACCCGATTTTTCAGCCTATGACGTCATCATTTCCAATTTTGGATGGAAGGCAGCTCACTGGCCCGAGAGCACCCAGCAGTCGTTTGAGCAGTTTGTCTCGCAAGGCGGAGGCTTCGTGTCCGTGCATGCTGCAAACAATTCTTTTCCCGAATGGCAGGCCTACAACCAGATGATTGGTTTGGGAGGCTGGGGTGGTCGCGATGAGCGCCATGGTCCCTACGTATATTATGATGATCAGGGAGAGCTGATTCGTGACGAGAGTCCGGGCAGAGCCGGAAGCCACGGCCCGGAACACCAATTTCTGATAGAAATCCGTCAACCGGATCATCCGATCACGCGCGGCATGCCCCAGCGATGGCTGCATGCTCAGGATGAGTGCTACGACCGTTTGAGAGGCCCCGCAGAAAACATGACCGTGCTGGCCACCGCATATTCATCTGAAGAGATGAACGGATCGGGAAGGCACGAACCCATGCTGATGACCGTGGAGTACGGAGAGGGGCGCATCTTTCATACCACGCTTGGGCATGAGGACTACTCCTTTGAGGGAGTAGGCTTCATCACCACACTACTGCGAGGAACAGAATGGGCGGCAACGGGCGAGGTCACGCTGCCCATCCCCGCAGATTTTCCGGATGAAACTCACGCAAGGGTTCGCCCTTTTGAGTGGCGGCGATGA
- a CDS encoding AGE family epimerase/isomerase, which produces MKVLRTQVLSPLLLLCVTGSVLWAHPSGSVGDPLDGLQEELECALLTSILEAWYPRVVDAEQGGYWSQFDADWKRLPDQPKMVVTQARHVWTSIRLYERFSERDELRQIASHGVDYLLGTMWDSEKGGFFWLLDEQGNVLEQGRVGSRKQSYGIAFAIYALAAYHEVTGDARALDGAVRTFRWLDSHAHDARYGGYFDIMGANGAPYVNPENRVYAKSQNTSIHLLEAFTELFRVWPDEQLRLRLVELQELLMHRMIDARGYVNQYFHEDWTPVSFEHHALDRYREVMHWDHVSFGHDVEIAYLLYESELALGGEKLPEIRQLGKKLLDHALVHGWDAQNGGLYDAGLYRDGRMHLVSKHKAWWAQAELLNTLLMMHCFEPEDAHAYDQLARRTWDYISTWLIDHERGGWYAQGLDQSPEAVNGLKSQIWKGAYHNSRALLNASHWLECAEQR; this is translated from the coding sequence ATGAAGGTGCTTAGGACGCAGGTCCTCTCTCCTTTGCTCCTGCTGTGTGTGACAGGCAGTGTGCTTTGGGCACATCCTTCAGGTTCTGTTGGCGACCCGCTTGACGGGTTGCAGGAGGAACTGGAGTGTGCATTGCTCACATCGATCCTGGAAGCCTGGTATCCTCGTGTGGTGGATGCGGAACAGGGTGGGTATTGGAGCCAGTTTGATGCCGATTGGAAACGCCTGCCGGATCAACCCAAGATGGTGGTGACTCAGGCCCGCCACGTTTGGACTTCGATTCGCCTGTATGAGCGATTTTCGGAGAGGGACGAACTTCGGCAGATTGCATCCCATGGAGTCGATTATCTGCTGGGCACGATGTGGGATTCTGAGAAGGGAGGATTTTTCTGGCTGCTGGACGAGCAAGGCAATGTGTTGGAGCAAGGCAGGGTGGGTTCACGCAAGCAGAGTTATGGCATCGCCTTTGCGATCTACGCGCTTGCCGCCTATCACGAAGTCACGGGGGATGCGCGTGCGTTGGACGGTGCGGTTCGTACCTTCCGATGGCTGGACTCCCATGCACACGATGCCCGATACGGTGGGTATTTTGACATCATGGGTGCCAATGGTGCGCCGTATGTGAATCCGGAAAACCGGGTCTACGCCAAGAGCCAGAATACCAGTATTCACCTGCTGGAGGCGTTCACCGAACTATTCCGGGTATGGCCGGACGAGCAGTTGCGGTTACGGCTTGTGGAACTGCAGGAACTGCTCATGCACCGCATGATCGATGCGCGGGGCTACGTGAATCAGTATTTTCATGAAGATTGGACTCCGGTCTCCTTTGAACACCATGCGCTGGATCGCTACCGGGAAGTGATGCACTGGGATCATGTCTCATTCGGACATGATGTGGAGATTGCCTATCTGCTCTACGAATCGGAGCTTGCGCTCGGAGGCGAAAAGCTCCCGGAAATTCGACAGTTGGGCAAAAAACTGCTCGATCATGCACTCGTGCATGGGTGGGATGCACAGAACGGTGGACTCTATGATGCGGGACTCTACCGGGATGGTCGCATGCACCTGGTATCGAAACACAAGGCGTGGTGGGCACAGGCGGAACTGCTCAACACGCTGCTGATGATGCATTGTTTTGAACCGGAGGATGCGCACGCCTATGACCAACTGGCGCGTCGCACCTGGGACTACATTTCCACCTGGCTCATTGACCATGAGCGAGGGGGATGGTATGCGCAGGGACTGGACCAAAGCCCTGAGGCTGTCAATGGACTCAAGTCACAGATCTGGAAGGGCGCGTACCACAACAGTCGCGCACTGCTCAATGCGTCACACTGGCTGGAGTGTGCAGAGCAACGGTAA
- the trxA gene encoding thioredoxin: MSEHITELTSANFDSTISAGGVPVIVDFWAPWCGPCKAIAPILEELASEEAGKVKVCKVNVDNNSELANRYSIRAIPTLLVFKDGNVANQIVGMTSKADLKSKIGL; this comes from the coding sequence ATGTCTGAACACATTACCGAGCTGACTTCTGCCAACTTTGATTCCACGATTTCCGCCGGGGGAGTCCCGGTGATCGTTGATTTTTGGGCGCCCTGGTGTGGCCCGTGCAAGGCCATCGCACCCATCCTTGAAGAACTTGCCAGTGAAGAAGCCGGCAAGGTCAAGGTCTGCAAGGTAAACGTGGACAATAACAGTGAATTGGCCAACCGCTACAGCATCCGTGCGATCCCCACACTGCTGGTTTTCAAAGATGGCAATGTTGCTAACCAAATCGTCGGCATGACCTCAAAAGCCGACCTCAAGTCCAAGATCGGACTCTGA
- a CDS encoding segregation/condensation protein A has protein sequence MASAPESIWDPSELAIKLKVFEGPLDLLIFLIRKNEIDIYDIPMETVTSQYIAYLDQMEKLNLEVAGDFFVMASTLMYIKSRMLLPPREQVVDEDEGEENQDPRWELVQQLLEYRRFKELATEIEERIDKRNQLVDRIVKHDHASSDPRPLEKIDRIDLWNIINQVYLRLAEKMNFGEIEQEAVTVADRMDHILRHMASRPKFLFSELFESAATLVTIVTTFLALLELTRLRKLRLAQHEAFADIECCVVT, from the coding sequence ATGGCAAGCGCACCTGAATCCATCTGGGACCCCAGCGAACTGGCGATCAAACTCAAAGTGTTTGAGGGACCGCTCGACCTGCTGATTTTCCTGATTCGAAAGAACGAAATCGATATCTATGATATTCCGATGGAGACGGTGACGTCCCAGTACATCGCCTACCTCGATCAGATGGAAAAACTGAATCTGGAGGTCGCCGGTGATTTTTTTGTCATGGCTTCCACGCTCATGTATATCAAGAGTCGCATGCTACTGCCTCCCCGCGAACAGGTCGTTGACGAAGACGAAGGTGAAGAGAACCAGGACCCGCGTTGGGAGCTGGTACAACAGCTTCTCGAATATCGGCGTTTCAAGGAACTGGCCACCGAGATTGAAGAACGCATCGATAAGCGCAATCAACTCGTCGACCGCATCGTGAAACACGACCATGCTTCCAGTGATCCACGCCCGCTCGAAAAAATTGACCGCATCGACCTTTGGAACATCATCAATCAGGTTTACCTTCGCCTGGCCGAAAAAATGAATTTTGGTGAAATCGAGCAGGAAGCGGTCACCGTTGCAGATCGCATGGACCACATCCTTCGCCACATGGCATCCCGCCCCAAATTTCTCTTCTCCGAGCTGTTTGAGTCTGCCGCCACACTTGTCACCATCGTCACCACCTTCCTGGCCCTGCTCGAACTCACACGTCTGCGAAAGCTTCGCCTCGCCCAGCATGAGGCCTTTGCCGACATCGAATGCTGCGTTGTCACCTGA
- the glgB gene encoding 1,4-alpha-glucan branching protein GlgB produces METTVKLSKSDFNRILEGRHHEPHAVLGMHPLSNGKGVVVRAFIKNAHSCEVVDVTTEANRRYAMDRLADEGLFEVVIPNRKLFRYRLRIEQYNDEIRQFWDPYSFLPSIDEKGVYYFCEGTDRKPYQKLGSHVREIDGVRGVSFAVWAPSAKRVSVVGDFNQWDGRYHPMRVLGSSGIWEIFIPGLVQGCYYKYEIVGKDHQLLLKSDPFASYYESPPHNSSIVYDTEGYEWHDEQWLKKRASKDWRKEPISIYEVHLASWRRIVEDANRSLTYREAAHELVEYVKNNHFTHVEFMPLAEHPFAASWGYQVTGFFAPTNRFGEPKDFMYLVDVLHQNGIGVIMDWVPGHFPKDSFALAEFDGSHLYEHSDPRQGQHQDWGTLIFNFGRNEVRSFLIGSAIHWMDRYHIDGLRVDAVASMLYLDYSRKDGEWIPNRYGGRENIEAIEFLRIVNDAIHEDFPGAITIAEESTAFGGVSHPTAVGGLGFDFKWNMGWMHDTLRYFQKDPIYRRWNHDDLTFGMVYNYSEHFVLVYSHDEVVHGKGSMMGKMAAGSISEKARNLRALYAFMWAWPGKKTLFMGSEFGQMAEWHYDSSLDWHLLQYKDHEGITCLLRDLNQWYGTHPWLARGDHDSMTFSWINCHDAENGVVSFLRFGDAPEQTFAVVINATPVGRSHYRLGLPFEGSWKEVVNTDASVYGGWDQGNMGRIHAIKREWDNQTCSAEVFLPGLTTLVFQFEGKKALTD; encoded by the coding sequence ATGGAAACCACCGTGAAACTAAGCAAGTCCGATTTCAACCGCATCCTCGAAGGTCGCCACCATGAACCCCACGCAGTGCTGGGCATGCACCCACTGTCCAATGGCAAGGGTGTCGTTGTCAGAGCGTTCATCAAGAATGCACATAGCTGTGAAGTCGTGGATGTTACCACAGAGGCGAATCGACGCTATGCCATGGATCGCCTGGCGGATGAGGGGCTTTTTGAAGTGGTGATCCCGAACCGGAAACTGTTTCGCTACCGCTTGCGAATAGAGCAGTACAATGACGAGATTCGACAGTTCTGGGATCCCTATTCCTTTCTTCCGAGCATTGATGAAAAAGGGGTCTATTATTTCTGCGAAGGCACAGACCGCAAACCCTACCAGAAACTGGGTTCCCATGTCCGGGAAATCGATGGGGTGCGGGGAGTCAGCTTTGCAGTTTGGGCACCCAGCGCCAAACGGGTTTCAGTTGTGGGCGACTTTAATCAGTGGGACGGACGCTATCACCCGATGCGCGTTTTGGGGTCGAGCGGTATCTGGGAGATTTTCATTCCGGGGCTGGTGCAGGGGTGCTACTACAAGTATGAAATTGTTGGCAAAGATCATCAACTGCTCTTGAAGAGTGATCCATTTGCGAGTTATTACGAATCCCCTCCGCACAATTCCTCGATTGTGTATGATACCGAAGGGTATGAGTGGCATGATGAACAATGGTTGAAAAAACGTGCCTCAAAGGATTGGCGTAAGGAGCCGATCTCGATCTATGAAGTGCACCTGGCTTCGTGGAGACGCATTGTGGAGGATGCCAATCGCTCCCTGACGTATCGTGAGGCCGCTCATGAACTCGTTGAATACGTAAAAAACAATCATTTCACTCACGTTGAGTTCATGCCATTGGCAGAGCATCCGTTTGCTGCGTCGTGGGGCTATCAGGTTACGGGATTTTTTGCTCCGACCAATCGCTTTGGCGAACCCAAGGACTTCATGTACCTGGTTGACGTATTGCACCAGAATGGAATTGGTGTGATCATGGACTGGGTGCCGGGCCATTTTCCCAAGGACAGTTTTGCGCTGGCGGAGTTTGACGGATCCCATCTCTATGAGCACTCGGATCCGCGACAGGGACAACACCAGGACTGGGGCACCCTGATCTTCAATTTTGGTCGCAACGAAGTGCGATCATTCCTGATCGGAAGTGCGATTCATTGGATGGATCGTTACCATATTGACGGCCTGCGTGTGGATGCTGTGGCGTCCATGCTGTACCTCGACTATTCCCGCAAGGATGGAGAGTGGATTCCCAATCGATACGGTGGACGGGAGAACATTGAGGCGATCGAGTTTTTGCGCATCGTCAATGACGCTATCCATGAGGATTTCCCTGGTGCCATCACGATTGCGGAGGAGTCGACTGCGTTTGGCGGTGTTTCACATCCGACAGCAGTCGGTGGACTTGGGTTTGACTTCAAGTGGAACATGGGGTGGATGCACGATACCCTGCGTTACTTTCAGAAAGATCCAATCTACCGACGTTGGAACCATGACGACCTGACCTTCGGCATGGTGTACAACTACTCTGAGCATTTTGTATTGGTGTATTCCCATGACGAAGTCGTGCACGGCAAAGGCTCGATGATGGGCAAGATGGCTGCAGGTTCGATTTCGGAGAAAGCCCGAAACCTGCGCGCACTCTATGCTTTCATGTGGGCCTGGCCAGGCAAGAAAACACTCTTCATGGGGTCGGAGTTTGGCCAGATGGCAGAGTGGCACTACGACTCCAGTCTCGACTGGCACTTGCTTCAGTACAAGGACCATGAAGGCATCACGTGCCTGTTGCGGGATTTGAACCAGTGGTATGGCACGCATCCCTGGTTGGCGCGGGGTGACCACGATTCGATGACGTTCAGCTGGATCAATTGTCACGACGCTGAGAACGGTGTGGTTTCCTTTCTACGCTTCGGGGATGCGCCGGAGCAGACCTTTGCCGTGGTCATCAATGCAACTCCGGTGGGTCGCAGCCACTATCGGCTCGGTTTGCCCTTTGAAGGGAGCTGGAAGGAAGTGGTCAATACGGATGCATCCGTTTATGGAGGCTGGGATCAGGGCAACATGGGCCGCATTCACGCGATCAAGCGCGAGTGGGATAACCAGACCTGTTCTGCCGAGGTGTTTCTTCCGGGTTTGACCACACTCGTGTTTCAGTTTGAAGGCAAGAAGGCATTGACGGACTGA
- the rpmA gene encoding 50S ribosomal protein L27, with product MAHKKGQGTSKNGRDSNPKMLGVKKYGGEAVIAGNIIVRQRGTRFHPGQNVGIGRDHTLFALSDGQVAFDKVHRRVNVVPVA from the coding sequence ATGGCACATAAAAAAGGACAGGGAACTTCAAAGAACGGAAGAGACAGCAATCCCAAAATGTTGGGAGTCAAGAAGTACGGCGGCGAAGCCGTCATCGCGGGCAACATCATTGTTCGCCAGCGTGGCACCCGTTTCCACCCCGGCCAGAATGTCGGTATCGGACGCGATCACACGTTGTTTGCACTGTCCGACGGACAGGTCGCATTTGACAAGGTTCACCGCCGCGTGAATGTGGTTCCCGTTGCCTGA
- the rplU gene encoding 50S ribosomal protein L21 → MKATIKTQGRQFTVQKDDVIKVNQFSDANPGDSIEITDVLMVGEGDSVKFGTPFVKGASVKATVIEQKKDDKIIIFKKKRRQGYKRRRGHRQSIALIKIEEIVA, encoded by the coding sequence ATGAAAGCCACAATCAAAACACAGGGACGACAATTCACAGTCCAAAAGGACGATGTGATCAAGGTTAATCAGTTCTCGGACGCGAATCCCGGAGATTCCATCGAGATCACTGACGTTCTGATGGTGGGCGAAGGAGACTCAGTGAAATTTGGAACCCCCTTCGTGAAGGGAGCATCCGTCAAGGCGACCGTGATCGAACAGAAAAAAGACGACAAAATCATTATCTTTAAAAAGAAACGTCGTCAGGGTTACAAGCGCCGCCGCGGACACCGCCAGTCCATCGCCCTGATCAAGATCGAAGAAATCGTCGCCTGA
- a CDS encoding class I SAM-dependent methyltransferase, with the protein MEPETVRAFYEKEDVVLHYAAAVHRVGLWKSEEFLLTRLFRPDQHLLELGCGAGRITFGLVDLGYRSIMPTDYSAGMIDMAKRIAQERRIELGFQVADACNLPFEDASFDGAIFGFNGLMQIPHSSRRLQAMREVARVIRPGSHFFFTTHDRSNPKRRKQWKKDRKMWEAGRQPAAYDEFGDCIGETRWGEMYIHIPIREEISSQLDRAGFRLLSCEKRSMIAVEDQATREFSDECLMWVVTRKS; encoded by the coding sequence ATGGAACCCGAAACGGTGCGAGCGTTTTACGAGAAAGAAGATGTGGTACTGCACTATGCTGCAGCGGTGCATCGGGTTGGTTTATGGAAAAGCGAGGAGTTTTTGCTCACCCGTCTGTTTCGTCCCGACCAACACCTGCTTGAACTCGGCTGTGGTGCGGGTCGCATCACATTCGGACTGGTGGATTTGGGTTACCGTTCGATCATGCCTACAGACTATTCTGCGGGCATGATCGATATGGCGAAGCGCATTGCACAGGAGCGTCGGATCGAACTGGGCTTTCAGGTGGCCGACGCCTGCAACCTGCCGTTTGAAGATGCGAGCTTTGACGGGGCCATCTTTGGATTCAATGGATTGATGCAGATTCCGCATTCGTCGCGACGCCTGCAGGCGATGCGTGAGGTTGCGCGGGTGATCCGCCCTGGCTCGCACTTCTTTTTTACGACTCATGATCGTTCCAATCCGAAGCGGCGCAAGCAGTGGAAAAAGGATCGCAAGATGTGGGAAGCGGGTCGGCAACCTGCTGCCTATGATGAGTTTGGAGATTGCATTGGAGAAACCAGATGGGGGGAGATGTACATCCACATTCCCATTCGGGAGGAAATCAGCAGTCAGCTGGACCGTGCAGGCTTTCGACTGTTGTCGTGCGAGAAGCGCTCCATGATTGCGGTGGAGGATCAGGCAACTCGCGAATTTTCTGATGAGTGCCTGATGTGGGTTGTCACGCGAAAATCGTAA
- a CDS encoding response regulator: MLERKNEPQFEALRVLVVEDSGLSYALIEVMLECLTGATPDRAVNGKEAVQCVQSKDYDLVIMDHLMPVMSGVDATREIRQCMPVWKQPVIAGLSGATSQADLRCYREVGMDYFLAKPMRLEDLRSLLGQVVVREHRAYSWNSMQIGSALVPAGLG; the protein is encoded by the coding sequence ATGTTGGAGCGAAAGAATGAACCGCAGTTTGAAGCATTACGCGTTCTGGTCGTAGAGGACAGCGGGTTGAGTTATGCGCTGATCGAAGTGATGCTCGAGTGCCTGACAGGTGCGACTCCTGATCGTGCGGTCAATGGAAAGGAAGCGGTTCAATGCGTGCAATCGAAAGACTATGATTTGGTGATCATGGACCACTTGATGCCAGTCATGTCCGGGGTGGATGCCACACGTGAGATCCGACAGTGCATGCCTGTATGGAAGCAACCTGTCATTGCAGGGCTTTCCGGTGCAACCTCTCAGGCGGATTTGCGATGCTATCGGGAAGTGGGGATGGACTATTTTCTGGCCAAACCGATGCGACTGGAGGATTTGCGGAGTTTGCTCGGACAGGTTGTGGTCCGTGAGCATCGTGCGTATTCATGGAATTCCATGCAAATCGGTTCTGCACTGGTACCAGCGGGATTGGGCTGA